In one Bacteroidota bacterium genomic region, the following are encoded:
- a CDS encoding helix-turn-helix transcriptional regulator — MFKQELGIFPGKYVLKIKMDKVCQFLGERNISIQEVGFATGYDDIIRFYRAFKKYTKMTSKEYRMKYFPIG; from the coding sequence ATATTTAAACAAGAACTGGGAATTTTCCCAGGGAAATATGTACTAAAGATAAAAATGGATAAAGTATGCCAGTTTTTAGGTGAACGAAATATAAGTATACAGGAAGTTGGTTTTGCGACTGGTTATGACGATATCATCCGCTTTTACAGGGCTTTTAAGAAATATACCAAAATGACATCAAAAGAATATCGAATGAAATATTTCCCAATTGGCTAA